Proteins co-encoded in one Stomoxys calcitrans chromosome 5, idStoCalc2.1, whole genome shotgun sequence genomic window:
- the LOC106089288 gene encoding larval cuticle protein 2 has translation MFKIIALCTLLASASALSTFGKHNSGGNGGGHSSASSDDVHAEVKSYTSDVRPDGFEYAYDTTNAINSAASGDAYGNVHGDFGWVSPEGVHVALQYTADENGYQPNSDILPTPPPIPAAILKALEYIRTHPPKEESNSYHAASSNNRNSFRHF, from the exons ATGTTTAAAATT ATCGCCTTGTGTACTCTTTTGGCTTCCGCCTCAGCTTTATCCACCTTTGgcaaacacaacagtggtggtaaTGGTGGTGGTCATAGCTCAGCTAGCAGTGATGATGTCCATGCCGAAGTAAAATCCTATACCTCCGACGTGCGTCCCGATGGATTCGAATATGCCTACGATACCACCAATGCCATTAACTCGGCTGCTTCCGGTGATGCCTATGGCAATGTTCATGGTGATTTCGGTTGGGTATCTCCCGAAGGTGTACATGTTGCTTTGCAATATACTGCCGATGAGAATGGCTATCAACCCAATAGCGACATTCTGCCTACCCCACCACCAATTCCTGCTGCCATTTTGAAGGCCTTGGAATACATTCGTACTCATCCACCCAAGGAGGAGAGCAACAGTTATCATGCTGCCAGCAGCAATAATAGAAATAGTTTCAGACATTTCTAA